In Bombus huntii isolate Logan2020A chromosome 3, iyBomHunt1.1, whole genome shotgun sequence, a single genomic region encodes these proteins:
- the LOC126863751 gene encoding thiosulfate sulfurtransferase/rhodanese-like domain-containing protein 3 isoform X3, protein MYAEYHLVKPTLQFSTSILHNTDVKTMSGSDKICLNVDYNEILKAQNDSSVLIIDVREKEEIDETGKLPGSIHIPMGDVANTLSSLSEKDFKERFKKEKPSKNTKIILSCRSGKRSGMVQEEIRKLGYENAYNYVGGWLDWESNQKV, encoded by the exons TAAAACCAACTTTACAGTTTTCAACCTCAATACTTCATAATACAGATGTTAAAACCATGTCTGGAAGTGATAAAATTTGCCTTAATGTTGATTATAATGAGATTCTAAAAGCTCAAAATGATAGTAGTGTTTTAATCATCGATGTCagggaaaaggaagaaattgaTGAAACTGGAAAGCTACCTGGAAGTATTCATATACCAA tgGGAGATGTTGCAAATACATTGTCGAGCCTTTCTGAGAAAGATTTTAAAGAGAgatttaagaaagaaaaacctTCCAAAAATACGAAGATCATATTAAGTTGTAGATCTGGGAAAAGAAGTGGCATGGTTCAAGAAGAAATTCGAAAGCTTGGATATGaaaa tGCATACAATTATGTTGGAGGATGGCTAGATTGGGAAAGCAATCAGAAAGTATAA
- the LOC126863751 gene encoding thiosulfate sulfurtransferase/rhodanese-like domain-containing protein 3 isoform X1, translating to MNFNKLRQCYKFLSFKSLHQSSYVPLRNQKPFIYDKLLKIASYRIFFHVKPTLQFSTSILHNTDVKTMSGSDKICLNVDYNEILKAQNDSSVLIIDVREKEEIDETGKLPGSIHIPMGDVANTLSSLSEKDFKERFKKEKPSKNTKIILSCRSGKRSGMVQEEIRKLGYENAYNYVGGWLDWESNQKV from the exons atgaattttaataaattacgacaatgctataaatttctttctttcaaatcATTACATCAAAGTTCATATGTACCATTACGAAACCAAAAACCatttatttatgataaattgttgaaaattgCTTCATATAGGATATTTTTTCATG TAAAACCAACTTTACAGTTTTCAACCTCAATACTTCATAATACAGATGTTAAAACCATGTCTGGAAGTGATAAAATTTGCCTTAATGTTGATTATAATGAGATTCTAAAAGCTCAAAATGATAGTAGTGTTTTAATCATCGATGTCagggaaaaggaagaaattgaTGAAACTGGAAAGCTACCTGGAAGTATTCATATACCAA tgGGAGATGTTGCAAATACATTGTCGAGCCTTTCTGAGAAAGATTTTAAAGAGAgatttaagaaagaaaaacctTCCAAAAATACGAAGATCATATTAAGTTGTAGATCTGGGAAAAGAAGTGGCATGGTTCAAGAAGAAATTCGAAAGCTTGGATATGaaaa tGCATACAATTATGTTGGAGGATGGCTAGATTGGGAAAGCAATCAGAAAGTATAA
- the LOC126863751 gene encoding thiosulfate sulfurtransferase/rhodanese-like domain-containing protein 3 isoform X2, whose amino-acid sequence MYCLILCCNLSCIKFILCDLKPTLQFSTSILHNTDVKTMSGSDKICLNVDYNEILKAQNDSSVLIIDVREKEEIDETGKLPGSIHIPMGDVANTLSSLSEKDFKERFKKEKPSKNTKIILSCRSGKRSGMVQEEIRKLGYENAYNYVGGWLDWESNQKV is encoded by the exons ATGTACTGTTTGATACTATGTTGCAACCTAAgttgtataaaattcatactGTGTGATT TAAAACCAACTTTACAGTTTTCAACCTCAATACTTCATAATACAGATGTTAAAACCATGTCTGGAAGTGATAAAATTTGCCTTAATGTTGATTATAATGAGATTCTAAAAGCTCAAAATGATAGTAGTGTTTTAATCATCGATGTCagggaaaaggaagaaattgaTGAAACTGGAAAGCTACCTGGAAGTATTCATATACCAA tgGGAGATGTTGCAAATACATTGTCGAGCCTTTCTGAGAAAGATTTTAAAGAGAgatttaagaaagaaaaacctTCCAAAAATACGAAGATCATATTAAGTTGTAGATCTGGGAAAAGAAGTGGCATGGTTCAAGAAGAAATTCGAAAGCTTGGATATGaaaa tGCATACAATTATGTTGGAGGATGGCTAGATTGGGAAAGCAATCAGAAAGTATAA